Proteins found in one Zea mays cultivar B73 chromosome 1, Zm-B73-REFERENCE-NAM-5.0, whole genome shotgun sequence genomic segment:
- the LOC103641061 gene encoding uncharacterized protein isoform X2: MAGMEELLTLLFNALLLVFVVKLLLALFHTKIIVILLYILVLLFAMLLSGRFPGWRSNPIPMQTFFQSAMGTASSFICAISWFFSVSSHWWRNQDPNSLLFCMY, encoded by the exons ATGGCAGGTATGGAGGAGTTGCTGACGCTGCTGTTCAACGCGCTGCTGCTGGTGTTCGTGGTGAAGCTCTTGCTGGCCTTGTTCCACACCAAGATCATCGTCATCCTCCTCTACATCCTCGTCCTCCTCTTCGCCATGCTCCTCTCCGGCAGATTCCCCG GTTGGCGAAGTAATCCGATTCCAATGCAGACATTTTTCCAGTCAGCAATGGGCACTGCATCTAGTTTCATCTGCGCTATCTCCTGGTTCTTTTCAGTCAGCAGCCATTGGTGGCGAAATCAGGATCCGAATAGCTTGCTGTTCTGTATGTATTGA
- the LOC100279369 gene encoding G-type lectin S-receptor-like serine/threonine-protein kinase At5g35370 isoform X1: MSMASPVLHRLILLSVSLSVAIAAADASAVPVEYLYPTLNLTYIHSIDTDGVFLRSPSANFSAAIYNAAGAGQSSDDSQSRFFFSVLHTASRTPVWTATATGSTMFNSIVLSVAPTGLALYDPSAAKPDDPAWSTPRLREPVVALRLLDTGELALIDSRNTTLWSSFDRPTDTLLPGQPLLLGSPLTSSASDRDLSPGAYRLVLTPNDALLQWATNASTAFLTYWSMSSDPAALQDSNQAVAAMAVNSSGLYLFAANGRDTVYRLLFPSPPASKSESRILKLYPSGSLRAVALTAAATVSTIWAAPANDCDLPLPCPSLSLCTSDANGSTCTCPEAFSTYSNGGCEPADGSALPSIADTCAKQEATTRYNYVSLGAGIGYLSTKFAVADTSGDELPACRDLCSANCSCLGFFYKNTSGSCFLLHNRIGSVFRAGADVAVGFIKTLPLPQQQQRGSKGSSSSLSLITIVFGIVFPTVAAVLISFLLYALRRRRPQHVKKSTSSSWFKLPAMLSSSSAPSDSEGLDEDVLIPGLPTRFTYADLDAATDGFKWQIGSGGFGSVFRGELPDRSPVAVKRMNGLGTQGRREFLTEIAVIGNVHHVNLVKLRGFCAEGAGRQLLVYEYMNRGSLDQTLFRSAPALELEWAARLRVCVGAARGLAYLHAGCDRKILHCDVKPENILLDDHGGVKISDFGLAKLMSPEQSGLFTTMRGTRGYLAPEWLMNAPITDKADVYSFGMVLLEIVRGRKNSKKQGEEHQMASGSSASSSSSSSESSGYFPALALELHEQGRYEELVDPRLEGRADAVQVERVVRVALCCLHEDAALRPTMTVVSAMLDGSMEAGQPRAELLRYLRMYGRGLVDLRPAAAGWMEQGKARGSAGGVSSGWSPPSCVSAQQLSGPR, translated from the coding sequence ATGTCCATGGCGTCGCCTGTCCTCCACCGCCTGATCCTACTCTCGGTCTCGCTGTCGGTGGCAATCGCCGCTGCCGATGCCAGCGCTGTGCCCGTCGAGTACCTCTACCCGACCCTGAATCTCACCTACATACACTCCATCGACACCGACGGAGTCTTCCTCCGCTCCCCCAGCGCCAACTTCTCCGCCGCCATCTACAACGCCGCCGGAGCCGGCCAgtcctcagacgactcccagtccCGCTTCTTCTTCTCCGTCCTGCACACTGCCTCACGGACCCCAGTCTGGACCGCCACCGCCACCGGCTCAACCATGTTCAACTCCATCGTCCTGTCCGTCGCCCCCACCGGGCTCGCTCTCTACGACCCTTCCGCCGCCAAGCCCGACGACCCGGCCTGGTCCACGCCGCGCCTCCGCGAACCCGTCGTAGCGCTGCGCCTCCTCGACACCGGCGAGCTCGCGCTCATCGATAGCCGAAACACCACGCTCTGGTCCTCCTTCGACCGCCCCACCGACACGCTGCTCCCGGGACAGCCGCTCCTCCTCGGGAGCCCGCTCACGTCCTCCGCGTCCGACCGCGACCTCTCCCCCGGAGCTTACCGCCTTGTCCTCACACCCAACGACGCGCTCCTTCAGTGGGCCACCAACGCCTCCACTGCCTTCCTCACCTACTGGTCCATGTCCTCCGACCCCGCCGCCTTGCAAGACTCCAACCAAGCCGTCGCCGCCATGGCCGTCAACTCCTCCGGCCTCTACCTCTTCGCCGCCAACGGCAGGGACACCGTTTACAGGCTCCTCTTCCCTTCGCCGCCGGCGTCAAAGTCCGAGTCGCGCATCCTCAAGCTCTACCCTTCCGGCAGCCTGCGTGCGGTCGCCCTCACCGCCGCCGCCACCGTCTCCACCATCTGGGCCGCGCCAGCCAACGACTGCGACCTCCCGCTGCCGTGCCCGTCCCTCAGCCTCTGCACATCGGACGCCAACGGATCCACCTGCACCTGTCCCGAGGCCTTCAGCACCTACTCCAACGGCGGCTGCGAGCCGGCCGACGGCTCCGCGCTGCCATCCATCGCCGACACCTGTGCCAAACAAGAGGCAACGACGCGTTACAACTACGTCAGCCTCGGCGCCGGGATCGGCTACCTGTCGACCAAGTTCGCGGTAGCCGATACCTCCGGCGACGAGCTCCCAGCGTGCCGCGACCTCTGCTCCGCCAATTGCTCCTGCCTCGGCTTCTTCTACAAGAACACCTCCGGGTCCTGCTTCCTCCTGCACAACCGGATCGGCTCCGTCTTCCGCGCCGGCGCCGACGTCGCCGTGGGCTTCATCAAGACTCTCCCgttaccgcagcagcagcagcgcggCAGTAAAGGCTCGTCGTCGTCCCTGAGCCTGATAACTATCGTGTTCGGCATCGTGTTCCCCACCGTGGCGGCCGTGCTCATCTCCTTCCTGCTCTACGCGCTCAGGAGGCGCCGGCCGCAGCACGTCAAGAAGAGCACCAGCAGCAGCTGGTTCAAGCTGCCGGCGATGCTGTCGTCGTCCTCCGCCCCGTCCGACAGCGAGGGCCTCGACGAGGACGTGCTCATCCCGGGCCTGCCGACCCGGTTCACGTACGCCGACCTGGACGCTGCGACGGACGGCTTCAAGTGGCAGATCGGCTCCGGCGGGTTCGGCTCCGTGTTCCGCGGCGAGCTCCCCGACCGGAGCCCCGTGGCGGTGAAGCGGATGAACGGGCTGGGCACGCAGGGCCGGCGCGAGTTCCTGACGGAGATCGCCGTGATCGGCAACGTCCATCACGTGAACCTGGTGAAGCTCCGTGGGTTCTGCGCCGAGGGCGCGGGGCGGCAGCTGCTGGTGTACGAGTATATGAACCGGGGCTCCCTGGACCAGACGCTCTTCCGCAGCGCGCCGGCGCTGGAGCTGGAGTGGGCGGCCCGGCTGCGGGTGTGCGTGGGCGCGGCGCGCGGGCTGGCGTACCTCCACGCTGGGTGCGACCGTAAGATCCTGCACTGCGACGTGAAACCAGAGAACATCCTCCTGGACGACCACGGCGGCGTGAAGATCTCCGACTTCGGGCTGGCGAAGCTGATGAGCCCGGAGCAGTCGGGGCTGTTCACGACGATGCGCGGCACGCGCGGGTACCTGGCGCCGGAGTGGCTCATGAACGCGCCCATCACCGACAAGGCGGACGTGTACAGCTTCGGCATGGTGCTCCTGGAGATCGTGCGCGGGAGGAAGAACTCAAAGAAGCAGGGGGAGGAGCATCAGATGGCGAGCGGGTCCagcgcgtcgtcgtcgtcgtcgtcatcggagAGCAGCGGCTACTTCCCCGCGCTGGCGCTGGAGCTGCACGAGCAGGGCCGGTACGAGGAGCTGGTGGACCCGAGGCTGGAGGGGCGCGCGGACGCGGTGCAGGTGGAACGTGTGGTGCGGGTGGCGCTCTGCTGCCTCCACGAGGACGCGGCGCTGCGGCCCACCATGACGGTGGTGTCCGCCATGCTCGACGGCAGCATGGAGGCGGGCCAGCCCCGGGCGGAGCTCCTCCGGTACCTTAGGATGTACGGGCGTGGGTTGGTGGACCTGCGGCCCGCCGCTGCCGGGTGGATGGAGCAAGGGAAAGCCAGGGGAAGCGCCGGCGGCGTCAGCAGTGGCTGGTCGCCGCCGTCGTGCGTGTCGGCGCAGCAGCTCTCGGGACCCAGATGA
- the LOC103641061 gene encoding uncharacterized protein isoform X1 has product MAGMEELLTLLFNALLLVFVVKLLLALFHTKIIVILLYILVLLFAMLLSGRFPDCLRLIDLLDWIGSERSRKWGKMRSKKRKGSAAARERAKEREGSSFALPAKPSPVLEGRRRPFVAQHSTATV; this is encoded by the exons ATGGCAGGTATGGAGGAGTTGCTGACGCTGCTGTTCAACGCGCTGCTGCTGGTGTTCGTGGTGAAGCTCTTGCTGGCCTTGTTCCACACCAAGATCATCGTCATCCTCCTCTACATCCTCGTCCTCCTCTTCGCCATGCTCCTCTCCGGCAGATTCCCCG ATTGTCTTCGATTGATTGATCTGTTGGATTGGATTGGATCTGAAAGGAGCCGGAAATGGGGAAAAATGAGGAGTAAGAAGAGAAAagggagcgccgccgcgagggAAAGGGCCAAGGAAAGGGAAGGCTCTTCTTTTGCCCTCCCAGCGAAACCAAGCCCCGTTCTGGAAGGGAGGCGGAGACCTTTCGTTGCACAGCACAGCACAGCCACCGTGTAA
- the LOC100279369 gene encoding G-type lectin S-receptor-like serine/threonine-protein kinase At5g35370 precursor (The RefSeq protein has 1 substitution compared to this genomic sequence), whose translation MSMASPVLHRLILLSVSLSVAIAAADASAVPVEYLYPTLNLTYIHSIDTDGVFLRSPSANFSAAIYNAAGAGQSSDDSQSRFFFSVLHTASRTPVWTATATGSTMFNSIVLSVAPTGLALYDPSAAKPDDPAWSTPRLREPVVALRLLDTGELALIDSRNTTLWSSFDRPTDTLLPGQPLLLGSPLTSSASDRDLSPGAYRLVLTPNDALLQWATNASTAFLTYWSMSSDPAALQDSNQAVAAMAVNSSGLYLFAANGRDTVYRLLFPSPPASKSESRILKLYPSGSLRAVALTAAATVSTIWAAPANDCDLPLPCPSLSLCTSDANGSTCTCPEAFSTYSNGGCEPADGSALPSIADTCAKQEATTRYNYVSLGAGIGYLSTKFAVADTSGDELPACRDLCSANCSCLGFFYKNTSGSCFLLHNRIGSVFRAGADVAVGFIKTLPLPQQQQRGSKGSSSSLSLITIVFGIVFPTVAAVLISFLLYALRSRRPQHVKKSTSSSWFKLPAMLSSSSAPSDSEGLDEDVLIPGLPTRFTYADLDAATDGFKWQIGSGGFGSVFRGELPDRSPVAVKRMNGLGTQGRREFLTEIAVIGNVHHVNLVKLRGFCAEGAGRQLLVYEYMNRGSLDQTLFRSAPALELEWAARLRVCVGAARGLAYLHAGCDRKILHCDVKPENILLDDHGGVKISDFGLAKLMSPEQSGLFTTMRGTRGYLAPEWLMNAPITDKADVYSFGMVLLEIVRGRKNSKKQGEEHQMASGSSASSSSSSSESSGYFPALALELHEQGRYEELVDPRLEGRADAVQVERVVRVALCCLHEDAALRPTMTVVSAMLDGSMEAGQPRAELLRYLRMYGRGLVDLRPAAAGWMEQGKARGSAGGVSSGWSPPSCVSAQQLSGPR comes from the coding sequence ATGTCCATGGCGTCGCCTGTCCTCCACCGCCTGATCCTACTCTCGGTCTCGCTGTCGGTGGCAATCGCCGCTGCCGATGCCAGCGCTGTGCCCGTCGAGTACCTCTACCCGACCCTGAATCTCACCTACATACACTCCATCGACACCGACGGAGTCTTCCTCCGCTCCCCCAGCGCCAACTTCTCCGCCGCCATCTACAACGCCGCCGGAGCCGGCCAgtcctcagacgactcccagtccCGCTTCTTCTTCTCCGTCCTGCACACTGCCTCACGGACCCCAGTCTGGACCGCCACCGCCACCGGCTCAACCATGTTCAACTCCATCGTCCTGTCCGTCGCCCCCACCGGGCTCGCTCTCTACGACCCTTCCGCCGCCAAGCCCGACGACCCGGCCTGGTCCACGCCGCGCCTCCGCGAACCCGTCGTAGCGCTGCGCCTCCTCGACACCGGCGAGCTCGCGCTCATCGATAGCCGAAACACCACGCTCTGGTCCTCCTTCGACCGCCCCACCGACACGCTGCTCCCGGGACAGCCGCTCCTCCTCGGGAGCCCGCTCACGTCCTCCGCGTCCGACCGCGACCTCTCCCCCGGAGCTTACCGCCTTGTCCTCACACCCAACGACGCGCTCCTTCAGTGGGCCACCAACGCCTCCACTGCCTTCCTCACCTACTGGTCCATGTCCTCCGACCCCGCCGCCTTGCAAGACTCCAACCAAGCCGTCGCCGCCATGGCCGTCAACTCCTCCGGCCTCTACCTCTTCGCCGCCAACGGCAGGGACACCGTTTACAGGCTCCTCTTCCCTTCGCCGCCGGCGTCAAAGTCCGAGTCGCGCATCCTCAAGCTCTACCCTTCCGGCAGCCTGCGTGCGGTCGCCCTCACCGCCGCCGCCACCGTCTCCACCATCTGGGCCGCGCCAGCCAACGACTGCGACCTCCCGCTGCCGTGCCCGTCCCTCAGCCTCTGCACATCGGACGCCAACGGATCCACCTGCACCTGTCCCGAGGCCTTCAGCACCTACTCCAACGGCGGCTGCGAGCCGGCCGACGGCTCCGCGCTGCCATCCATCGCCGACACCTGTGCCAAACAAGAGGCAACGACGCGTTACAACTACGTCAGCCTCGGCGCCGGGATCGGCTACCTGTCGACCAAGTTCGCGGTAGCCGATACCTCCGGCGACGAGCTCCCAGCGTGCCGCGACCTCTGCTCCGCCAATTGCTCCTGCCTCGGCTTCTTCTACAAGAACACCTCCGGGTCCTGCTTCCTCCTGCACAACCGGATCGGCTCCGTCTTCCGCGCCGGCGCCGACGTCGCCGTGGGCTTCATCAAGACTCTCCCgttaccgcagcagcagcagcgcggCAGTAAAGGCTCGTCGTCGTCCCTGAGCCTGATAACTATCGTGTTCGGCATCGTGTTCCCCACCGTGGCGGCCGTGCTCATCTCCTTCCTGCTCTACGCGCTCAGGAGGCGCCGGCCGCAGCACGTCAAGAAGAGCACCAGCAGCAGCTGGTTCAAGCTGCCGGCGATGCTGTCGTCGTCCTCCGCCCCGTCCGACAGCGAGGGCCTCGACGAGGACGTGCTCATCCCGGGCCTGCCGACCCGGTTCACGTACGCCGACCTGGACGCTGCGACGGACGGCTTCAAGTGGCAGATCGGCTCCGGCGGGTTCGGCTCCGTGTTCCGCGGCGAGCTCCCCGACCGGAGCCCCGTGGCGGTGAAGCGGATGAACGGGCTGGGCACGCAGGGCCGGCGCGAGTTCCTGACGGAGATCGCCGTGATCGGCAACGTCCATCACGTGAACCTGGTGAAGCTCCGTGGGTTCTGCGCCGAGGGCGCGGGGCGGCAGCTGCTGGTGTACGAGTATATGAACCGGGGCTCCCTGGACCAGACGCTCTTCCGCAGCGCGCCGGCGCTGGAGCTGGAGTGGGCGGCCCGGCTGCGGGTGTGCGTGGGCGCGGCGCGCGGGCTGGCGTACCTCCACGCTGGGTGCGACCGTAAGATCCTGCACTGCGACGTGAAACCAGAGAACATCCTCCTGGACGACCACGGCGGCGTGAAGATCTCCGACTTCGGGCTGGCGAAGCTGATGAGCCCGGAGCAGTCGGGGCTGTTCACGACGATGCGCGGCACGCGCGGGTACCTGGCGCCGGAGTGGCTCATGAACGCGCCCATCACCGACAAGGCGGACGTGTACAGCTTCGGCATGGTGCTCCTGGAGATCGTGCGCGGGAGGAAGAACTCAAAGAAGCAGGGGGAGGAGCATCAGATGGCGAGCGGGTCCagcgcgtcgtcgtcgtcgtcgtcatcggagAGCAGCGGCTACTTCCCCGCGCTGGCGCTGGAGCTGCACGAGCAGGGCCGGTACGAGGAGCTGGTGGACCCGAGGCTGGAGGGGCGCGCGGACGCGGTGCAGGTGGAACGTGTGGTGCGGGTGGCGCTCTGCTGCCTCCACGAGGACGCGGCGCTGCGGCCCACCATGACGGTGGTGTCCGCCATGCTCGACGGCAGCATGGAGGCGGGCCAGCCCCGGGCGGAGCTCCTCCGGTACCTTAGGATGTACGGGCGTGGGTTGGTGGACCTGCGGCCCGCCGCTGCCGGGTGGATGGAGCAAGGGAAAGCCAGGGGAAGCGCCGGCGGCGTCAGCAGTGGCTGGTCGCCGCCGTCGTGCGTGTCGGCGCAGCAGCTCTCGGGACCCAGATGA